The following nucleotide sequence is from Acidobacteriota bacterium.
CGGACGATCTTCCCCACCACACCGTCCGGTGTGATCACGGACATGTCCTGCGCCAGGCCGTCGTTCGAACCCTTATCTATATATATGACGCGCGATTGCTCGCTGCCGCTCGAACCGATCACCTGCGCCGCCACCGTCTGCGAGATGAACTGCTCCTTGAACTTGAGCACGGCCTGCAGTCTCTTGCCCTGTGCCGCGTCTTCCTGCATGCGCACCTGCTCGATGCGCATGCGCTCGAGCTGCGCCTTCAGGTCGCGGTTCTCCTGGCGCACGCCGCGCAGGTTCACGTAGTCGTTCCACGTGTCGCGCACGCCGTGGCCGCTCGCGACCACGAGCTTCTCGATGGGCGTGATCACGCTCATCACCCACACCCGGATGAGCGGCGCTTTCTTGTCGGGCTGGGTGGGATCGGCGCGCTTGACCTGCACCGCCAGGCCAAGGATCTGCGCAAAGAGCATCGCCACCAGGATGGTGGCGTTGCGATGGCGGACGAACAGGTTCTCCATGGCGGCAGTTTCGAGTTTCGAGTTTCAAGTTTCCAGCGATCGGCTTTTGAAACTCGAAACTGGAAACTTGGGACTTTGCCGGTCGCCTGCGACGCAGGGTCGCCTACTCGATCGAGATCTTGCGCAAGAGTTTGAAGTCGCTCAGCATCTTGCCCGTGCCCAGCACCACCGAGCACAGCGGATCGTCGGCGATCGAGACCGGCAATCCCGTCTCTTCACGGATGCGCTTGTCGAGGTTCTTGAGCAGCGCGCCGCCGCCAGTGAGCACGATGCCGCGGTCCGAGATGTCGGCCGAGAGTTCGGGCGGCGTGCGCTCCAGCGCCACGCGGATCGCGTTCATGATGGTGCCCACGCACTCGGAAAGCGCTTCACGGATCTCGCTATCGTCCACCGTGATGGTCTTGGGCACGCCCTCGATCAGGTTGCGTCCCTTGATCTCCATGGTCAACGGCTTGTCCAGCGGATACGCGCTGCCGATCTCGATCTTGATCTGCTCCGCCGTGCGCTCGCCGATCAGCAGGTTGTACTTGCGCTTCAGGTAATTCATGATGGCTTCGTCCATCTGGTTGCCGGCCATGCGGACGGAGCGCGAATACACGATGCCGCTCAGCGAGATCACCGCGATGTCGGTGGTGCCGCCGCCGATATCGACCACCATGTTGCCGCTCGGCTCGGTGATGGGCAGCCCGGCGCCGATCGCCGCCACCATCGCCTGCTCCACCAGATGCACTTCGCTCGCCTTCGCGCGGTAGGCGGAGTCCATGACCGCGCGCTTTTCCACCTGCGTGATCTCGGAAGGCACGCCGATCACGATGCGCGGATGCACCAGCATCTTCCGGTTGTGCGCCTTCTGGATGAAGTAGTTCAACATCTTCTCGGTCACTTTGAAGTCGGCGATCACGCCGTCTTTCATCGGCTTGATGGCCACGATGTTTCCGGGCGTGCGCCCGAGCATCTCTTTGGCTTCCTTGCCGACCGCTTCCACCTCGCCGGTGGTCTTGTTGATGGCGACGATCGAAGGCTCGTTCACCACAATGCCTTTGCCCTTCGCGTAGACCAGCGTGTTCGCCGTTCCCAGGTCGATCGCCAGATCGCTGGAAAATGCGCTGAAGATGGAGCGCAGATTGTGGACGCGGGAATTACCGTTGCCTGACATGTCGGTCTTTCAGTCTTCTTCCTGGATCGAGTTCCGCCGTGCGGTCACCAACTCCGCGCGCCCGTGCGGACTGCTGCTTGCGACTTCTCTTCGCCTGTTTCTCGGGAACGGCGCCGGTCGGAGTGACCTACGTTGTACTTGATTGTAGTACTAATCGTAGTACTTATCGACATCCGAACGATGTGGCGCCGTGTAATTCTTACTGGATGATTACCCTTTTGGTCTGCGTCGCCACCCCGCCCTTGGCGTTCTGCGCCGTCACCGTGATCACGTTCTCGTTGGTCGGCAGCTGCGGCGTGTAGTAGGTGAACGTCCCGTCTTCCTGCACGCTGGGCACTTCCTGCCCGTTCACCATCACCCGGGCTCCCGGCTCCGTCTTCCCCTTGATGATGAGCACGTGCCCCTGTTGCACGAAGTCGTCGAGCTCCAGCACCATGGGAACGTCCGCCGCGCCCTTGGGGATCACGGTGAAGCGGTTTTTCTCGCTCTCGATCGACTCCTTCCCCTTGGCGTCCATCGCCGTCACCACCCAGTAGTAGGCGCCCTCGGGCATCCCGTTCACCGCCAGTTCGGCGTGCGCGAGCTTGCGGTCGAGCACCGTGGATGAGAAATAGGGATTCTTCGAGACGCGCAGGTGGTAGGTGGCGACGTTGTCCACCGGCGTCCAGGAGAACGACACGCTGGTCTGCTTGCCGCTCACGAATATCGGCATCATGTTCGCCGGTGTGATCAGCGTGGGCGGGCCGATCTCTTTGGTCTTGCTCATGAACTGGGAATCGTTCTTGAACGAGACCCGCTCATAACTGCCCAGCGACACCGTCTCGGTGCCGCGTTTCACTTCGCCCGCGCCCTTGGTCAGCATGATCTCGTGACTGTCGGTGCGGGGATCATTGAGCACGTGCGCCGAGGATTGCGGCCCGAAGACCGCGGTGGCGCCCGCCACCGTCACCTCCGACCTCGATCCCGCTACCAGATTCGCCGTCGTCAGGTCCACCGTGCCGGTGGTGACCTGCACCGCGACTTTTGTCTGCTGCGATTCGTTGGTGGAGTTCTCTTCCACCACGATCAGCGAATCCTGCTTCACCGTGTAGTTGGTGCCGTCGCCGAACACGATCTTCGCGATGCCTTCGGAGTCGGTGCGGATGATGTCGCCTTTTTCCAGCGGTACGTTGTAGTCCGCCGTCACCCAACTGTTGCTGTTCGCTTTCTTTACCTTCACCGTGCCGTCGATGTTGGTGAAGTGTGCGTCCTGCTGCCCGCCCTTGACCGGCTTCTTGTTGGCGTCGCGCCCCGCCCACTTGTCGATGATCGGAGTGAACCAGCTCCCCACCTTATCCATGCCCGCTTTTGTCGGCTCCGGAAAAGCGAAGTACATCACTACGCCGGCGAGCACGAGCAGTAAGAGGATGCCGAAGAACACGCTCCGATACGTGATCGTCATCCACGAGATGTGGAGATCTGATTGTTGCTTATTTGGAGGCACGGAAAGGCCCTGGCCCTCTTAGGGTTGACGAGAGACTACCACAGCCTCCATGAGGCGGCGAATAGGCGAATAACCTCAGTCGTCCCCGTTACTTGCATGGTGCCAACAAAGTCCTTCCCGTCCCATATTGGGGATTGCAACTAAGCCACGCTTCTGAGAGACTGTGGCTCCCCAAGTACTCCCAGTTTCGCCAACCGAATCGTGCAGTCGCAGATGAGAACATCAACGAACTTGATCGAGCTAACCGCCCGGCAGCCGTCTGGCCACAGGAGAACCTTCATTGGGTAGCGTGGAACGCATACCGGCCGAACCCGATTTTCGTACCGGATTTGCCGGCAACGGACTGGTGCGCGTGAGCACCGCCATCGACCGCTTGCCGGAGGCGGTCTTCAGCCGCGCCAATCAGCTGGTCATAGACGGATTGCTCTCCGCTTTCTCCCTCTGGATGGCTTACGGCTTGCGCTTCGACGGCCAGATCCCCGTCTCGCATCTGGCCACGCTCTGGGCCTGGACACTGCTGCTTCCGCTGCTGCGCCCCTCGCTGATGTTCGCCACCGGCGGCTACGACCGCATCTGGCGCTACTTCAACATGCGCGATGCTTTCATGCTCGCGGCGACCGCGCTGCCGGCCACCCTGATCATGGCCATCATGCGTGTCGGCTTCGATTCCTGGGCAGCCGCCATCCCCTTGAGCGTCATCGCCATCGAGTACATGCTTTACCTCGCCTTCGCCACCATGGCGCGCGTGATCCGGCGCGTCACCTTCGAGGCCGCCCGCGCTTCCGGCAAGCGCCTGCGCGCGCTCGTGGTCGGCGCTCCCGATACGCTCGCCGAAGCGCTGCGCCGCATGAGCGCTTACACCGACCTCCAGATCATCGGCCTGCTCGCGCCCCAGGCCGACGTGCACGGCCTGCGCATCGGCGGCTTCCCGGTGATGGATGAACCCGCCGCGCTCGCCCGCCTGCTCTCTTCCCATGCCATCGACGTGGTGCTCATCGCCGACGCCGGCATCGCTTCCCTCGGCGACATGGTCTCCACCGCCACCGAGTTCGGGGTCGACGTCCGCCTCCTGCCCACCGCCCAGAACGTGCTGCGCGGCGAGGTCCGCATCTCCGCCACCACCAGCCCGGAAAGCGCATTCCTGCATCACGCCGCCGCCACGGTCGCGCCCGCGCGTCCCGAAGTCGTCGCCGCCTTCCGCGATCGCGTGGTGCTGGTCACCGGCGCCGGCGGCTCCATCGGCGCTGAACTCGCTCGCCAGGTCGCCCACCTGCCCGTGCGCCAGCTCATCCTGCTCGATCAGGATGAGAACTCCATCTTCGAGATCCATCGCGAGTTGAGCGAGGACGACGCTTGCCCGCTCGCTCCCGTGGTCGCCGACATCCGCGACCGCGATCGCATCCAGCGCCTGTTCGCGCAATACCTCCCGCACATCGTGCTGCACGCCGCCGCGTACAAGCACGTGCCCGTGATGGAGCACAATTGTTCGGAAGCCGTGCTCAACAACGTGAGCGGCACGCGCATCCTGGCGGAGATCGCGCAACACTCCGGCAGCGAGCGCTTTCTCATGATCTCCACCGACAAGGCGGTGCACCCGTCGAGCGTGATGGGCGCCACCAAGCGCGTGGCGGAACTGTTCGTGCAATCGGCAGTCGCGAGCGGCACGCGCATGGCCTGCGTCCGCTTCGGCAACGTGGTCGGCTCGCGCGGCAGCGTGGTCCCCATCTTCCTCAAGCAGATCGCCGCCGGCCAGCCGGTCACCATCACCGACGAGAACATGACGCGTTATTTCATGACCATCCCGGAAGCGGTGCAGCTCGTGCTGCAGGCGGTCACGCTCGGTTCCGATGGCGACGTTTACATGCTCGACATGGGCGATCCCATGCGCATCATGAACCTCGCCCGCAAGCTCATCGAGATGTCGGGGCTGCGTCCGGAGATCGATATTCCTATCCGCATCATGGGCAGGCGTCCGGGCGAGAAGCTGCACGAGCAACTCTGGCCCGCCGACGCCGAGGTCGCAAAGACCGCCTTCCCGCGCGTGATGGCGGTGAAGGCTTCGCCGCCTTCCACCGGATTCATCGAAGCCCTTTCGCGGCTCGAGCACGCCGCGCGCGAAGGCGATGACGATCTCGTCCGCACCCTGCTGCGCGAACTGCCTACCGGCTACGTGCGCGAGTCGCGGGGCGCAGCCGCCGCGGCGAACGACTAGGGCAACCTCTGGTCCCCTTTCGGGATTCCGTTCCGGGAATCGCCCCTCCCCTGACGCCCGCAGCCAGCTGCAAACCCTGTGTTTGCAGCGTAAAGACATTGGCCACAGGACTGCATTCAAGAGTGTATGGCTCTACACTCGATCGCGCACCCGCTGCTCCTCCCCGCGCCCGACCGTCGCCGTAGGCTAACGCCGGGCATCACCATCCCGCAGCGCCACGTTGGCATGCTCTGCGAGTGGCGCGTCTACTTGCGCCATCGCCTCGCCAACTGGAAGCCCATCCTGCTCTCCCTCGCGGTTGCCGGCAGCTCGCTCGGCCTGTGGGCCGCTTTCCTCTCCCGTCTCGCCTAAGCTCGGCCATCGCTCCGCGTCCCTCCCTCTCGCGCTCCCACTCGCCACTTTTTGCCTGCCCCTTTCTGCATCCCGCTCTTCGCATGCCGCTTTTCGCAAACCAGCCCATGCGATACGATGAATAGTTTTCCTTCTCCGAAAGGACTTGACCGTCCGCATGGCTGCAAAGCTTTTCAAGAACCTGATCGAAGGCGAGTGGGTCGATGCCCGCTCCGGACAGACCTACGAGAACCTGAACCCCGCCGACACCCATGACGTCGTCGGCATCTTCCAGCGCTCCAATACCCACGACGTGGACGACGCCGTCGCCGCCGCCAAGCTGGCTTACGAGAAGTGGCGCCTCGTGCCCGCCCCGCGCCGCGCCGAGATCATCTATCGCTGTGGCCAGTTGCTCGAGCAGCGCAAGGAAGAGTATGCGCGCGACATGACGCGCGAGATGGGCAAAGTCCTCAAGGAGACGCGCGGCGACGTCCAGGAAGCCATCGACACCGCCTATTTCATGGCCGGCGAGGGCCGCCGTCTTTACGGCGTGACCACACCCTCCGAGCTGCCCAACAAATCCGCGATGGCGATCCGCATGCCCATCGGGGTCTGCGGCATGATCACGCCGTGGAACTTCCCCATGGCCATCCCTTCGTGGAAGCTTTTCCCGGCGCTGGTCTGCGGCAACACTTGCGTGATCAAGCCGGCGGAGGACACGCCCCTCTCCACCTACAACCTCGTCCGCACGCTGCTGGACGCCGGCCTGCCCCAGGGTGTGGTCAACATCGTGACCGGGTTCGGTCCGGAAGTGGGCCAGCCCATCGTCGAGCATCCCGACGTCCGCGCCCTCAGCTTCACCGGCTCGAGCGAGGTCGGCCGCCTCGTCGGCGAGATCGCCGCGCGCACTTTCAAACCCTGCTCGCTCGAGATGGGCGGCAAGAACGCCATCATCGTGCTCGAAGACGCCCACCTCGATCTGGCCGTCGAGGGCATCCTGTGGGGCGCGTTCGGCACCACCGGGCAACGTTGCACCGCGGCCAGCCGGGTCATCGCGACCAAGCCGATCTATGGCCAGCTCGCTGAAAAGGTCGCGCGCCGCGCCCAGGCGCTCAAGGTCGGCAACGGTCTCGACGAATCCGTGGAGGTCGGCCCGCAGATCAACCAGCAGCAGGTCGAGACCACGGAGAAATACGTTGCCGTGGGCAAGGGTGAGGGCGCGAAGGTGCTGGTCGGCGGCAATCGCCTGCAGTCCGGCGACCTGGGCCGCGGATTCTTCCACGAGCCCACCGTGTTCGTGGACGTCGACCACAAGGCCCGCATCGCGCAAGAGGAGATCTTCGGTCCGGTGCTGAGCATGGTGGCCGCCGATTCGTTCGAGCAGGCCATCGCTTACTCCAACTCCGTCGTCTATGGACTCTCCACCTCGATCTACACGCGCGACATCAACCAAGCCTACCTTGCGATCCGCGACCTCAATGCCGGCATCACCTATGTGAACGCGCCCACCATCGGCGCCGAGGTCCACCTGCCTTTCGGCGGCGTGAAGTCCACCGGCAACGGACATCGCGAGGGCGGCATCGGCGCCATCGATTTCTATACGCAGTGGAAGGCGGTCTACGTCGATTACTCCGACCGCTTGCAGCGGGCGCAGATCGATACCGGCGAATAACAAATCTCGAGTCACGCCAGAGAGCGGAGAGCCATGATCATCGGAGTTCCCAAGGAAGTGAAGGACCACGAGTCGCGCGTGGGCATCGTGCCCTCCGGCGTGAAGGCGCTCGTCGATGCCGGCCACCAGGTCGTGGTCGAAAGTAAGGCGGGCGT
It contains:
- a CDS encoding rod shape-determining protein encodes the protein MSGNGNSRVHNLRSIFSAFSSDLAIDLGTANTLVYAKGKGIVVNEPSIVAINKTTGEVEAVGKEAKEMLGRTPGNIVAIKPMKDGVIADFKVTEKMLNYFIQKAHNRKMLVHPRIVIGVPSEITQVEKRAVMDSAYRAKASEVHLVEQAMVAAIGAGLPITEPSGNMVVDIGGGTTDIAVISLSGIVYSRSVRMAGNQMDEAIMNYLKRKYNLLIGERTAEQIKIEIGSAYPLDKPLTMEIKGRNLIEGVPKTITVDDSEIREALSECVGTIMNAIRVALERTPPELSADISDRGIVLTGGGALLKNLDKRIREETGLPVSIADDPLCSVVLGTGKMLSDFKLLRKISIE
- a CDS encoding FecR domain-containing protein, which produces MTITYRSVFFGILLLLVLAGVVMYFAFPEPTKAGMDKVGSWFTPIIDKWAGRDANKKPVKGGQQDAHFTNIDGTVKVKKANSNSWVTADYNVPLEKGDIIRTDSEGIAKIVFGDGTNYTVKQDSLIVVEENSTNESQQTKVAVQVTTGTVDLTTANLVAGSRSEVTVAGATAVFGPQSSAHVLNDPRTDSHEIMLTKGAGEVKRGTETVSLGSYERVSFKNDSQFMSKTKEIGPPTLITPANMMPIFVSGKQTSVSFSWTPVDNVATYHLRVSKNPYFSSTVLDRKLAHAELAVNGMPEGAYYWVVTAMDAKGKESIESEKNRFTVIPKGAADVPMVLELDDFVQQGHVLIIKGKTEPGARVMVNGQEVPSVQEDGTFTYYTPQLPTNENVITVTAQNAKGGVATQTKRVIIQ
- a CDS encoding polysaccharide biosynthesis protein, coding for MERIPAEPDFRTGFAGNGLVRVSTAIDRLPEAVFSRANQLVIDGLLSAFSLWMAYGLRFDGQIPVSHLATLWAWTLLLPLLRPSLMFATGGYDRIWRYFNMRDAFMLAATALPATLIMAIMRVGFDSWAAAIPLSVIAIEYMLYLAFATMARVIRRVTFEAARASGKRLRALVVGAPDTLAEALRRMSAYTDLQIIGLLAPQADVHGLRIGGFPVMDEPAALARLLSSHAIDVVLIADAGIASLGDMVSTATEFGVDVRLLPTAQNVLRGEVRISATTSPESAFLHHAAATVAPARPEVVAAFRDRVVLVTGAGGSIGAELARQVAHLPVRQLILLDQDENSIFEIHRELSEDDACPLAPVVADIRDRDRIQRLFAQYLPHIVLHAAAYKHVPVMEHNCSEAVLNNVSGTRILAEIAQHSGSERFLMISTDKAVHPSSVMGATKRVAELFVQSAVASGTRMACVRFGNVVGSRGSVVPIFLKQIAAGQPVTITDENMTRYFMTIPEAVQLVLQAVTLGSDGDVYMLDMGDPMRIMNLARKLIEMSGLRPEIDIPIRIMGRRPGEKLHEQLWPADAEVAKTAFPRVMAVKASPPSTGFIEALSRLEHAAREGDDDLVRTLLRELPTGYVRESRGAAAAAND
- a CDS encoding aldehyde dehydrogenase family protein, with translation MAAKLFKNLIEGEWVDARSGQTYENLNPADTHDVVGIFQRSNTHDVDDAVAAAKLAYEKWRLVPAPRRAEIIYRCGQLLEQRKEEYARDMTREMGKVLKETRGDVQEAIDTAYFMAGEGRRLYGVTTPSELPNKSAMAIRMPIGVCGMITPWNFPMAIPSWKLFPALVCGNTCVIKPAEDTPLSTYNLVRTLLDAGLPQGVVNIVTGFGPEVGQPIVEHPDVRALSFTGSSEVGRLVGEIAARTFKPCSLEMGGKNAIIVLEDAHLDLAVEGILWGAFGTTGQRCTAASRVIATKPIYGQLAEKVARRAQALKVGNGLDESVEVGPQINQQQVETTEKYVAVGKGEGAKVLVGGNRLQSGDLGRGFFHEPTVFVDVDHKARIAQEEIFGPVLSMVAADSFEQAIAYSNSVVYGLSTSIYTRDINQAYLAIRDLNAGITYVNAPTIGAEVHLPFGGVKSTGNGHREGGIGAIDFYTQWKAVYVDYSDRLQRAQIDTGE